Below is a genomic region from Streptomyces sp. NBC_00461.
GCGTACCTGTGGGGCCTGGCGGCGAACGGCCAGGCCGGTGTCGAGAACGTGCTGGACATCCTGCGCGGCGGCCTCGACTCCGCAGTGCTGGGTCTGGGCCGCTCGTCCGTCCACGAGCTGTCCCCCGACGACCTGGTGATTCCTCCCGGGTTCGCCCTGACCCTCGGCGGCACGAGTGCCCCCGCCCCGGTCGCCGGATGACGACGGCACGGCACGACCGGCTCGCGCACCGGGCCTGGCCCACCGTTTCCGCCAAGAGCCTGGTCCTGGTGCCGATCGGCTCGACCGAGCAGCACGGGCCGCATCTGCCGCTGAACACCGACAGCGTCATCGCCGAGTCCGTAGCCGGCCGTGCCGCCGAGGAACTCTCCGCCCGTCTCACCCCGCCGCCCCTGGTGGCGCCCACGCTCGCCTACGGCGCCAGCGGCGAGCACGCCGGCTTCCCCGGCACCGTCTCCCTCGGACACGAGGCCCTGCACGCCGTGATCGTCGAAACCGTGCGCTCCCTGTCGCTGTGGGCCGGGCGCGTCGTCTTCGTCAACGGCCACGGCGGCAACACCGCCACCCTGGACGCAGCCCTCGGCGCCCTGCGCGCCGAGGGGCACGCCGTCGCCTGGGCCGGGTGCGGCATCACGGGAGGCGACGCGCACGCCGGCCGGACCGAGACCTCGCTCATGCTGTATCTCGCCCCTGAGGAGGTACGGATCCTCGAGGCCGTCGCCGGCGACACCCGCCCGCTGGATGTCCTGATGCCTCTGCTGACGGCCCACGGCGTCAAAGCCGTCTCGCCGTCGGGTGTGCTCGGTAATCCGGCCGGCGCCTCGGCCGAGGAGGGCCGCCGGCATGTGCGGACCATGGTGTCCCGGCTCGTCGGCCAGATCACCGCCGCACCGACGGACGAGCGCGGCCGCCTCCTGGACCCCGCGGCACGGGACCGACCTGGCACGAAGGCGGCAGGGAGATGACGCTGCCCCTCGGATTCGTCGTGGCGCTCGATCGTGACACCCGCGTCCTGGACGGCGGCCGCACCCTCCTCGGTGGTTCCCCCCTGCGGCTGCTGCGCCTGACCCGGCGGGCACGTCCACTGCTGACCGGTCGTATGGTCCACGTACGGGACCGGGCGGGCGCCCTCCTGGCGGACCGGCTCCTGGAGGCGGGGCTGGCGCACCCGGTCGTCCGCGCCCTGCCCCTGCCCGACGACCCCCGGTACACGGTCGTCGTCCCCGTCCGCGACCGCCCGCGCGAGCTCGACCGCCTGCTGGCGAGCATCGGGCCGGACACCCCGGTGATCGTGGTCGACGACGCGTCGACTCACCGCGCTCCGGTCGAGGCGGCCGCCGCACGGCATGGCGCGCGCTTCGTCCCCCTGAGGGTCAACGTCGGTCCCGCCGGAGCCCGTAACGCAGGCCTTCGCCTGGTCGGCACGCCGTATGTGGTCTTCGTCGACTCCGACGTCGTCCTGCCCAAGGACACTGTCCCGACACTGCTGCGGCACTTCTGCGACCCGCGGGTCGCCCTGGCCGTCCCCCGCGTGACCGCTCTCGAAACACCCGGCTCCGAGACCTGGATCGGACGGTACGAGCGCACACGCTCCTCACTCGACCTGGGCAGCCGTCCCGCCCTGGTACGCCCCGGGACACCCGTCTCCTGGGCCTCCACGGCCTGCGCCGTCGCACGCGTCGACGCCCTGGGCGAGGGCTTCGACGAGCGGCTGAGAATCGGCGAGGACGTCGACATCGGCTGGCGCGCCATCAAGAGCGGGTGGCGGGTGCGCTACGAGCCCTCGGTCTATGCCGCCCACGAGCACCGCGGCCGCCTCGGGGACTGGTTTCGACGCAAGGCCGCCTACGGGACGGGAGCGCACCCGCTCGCCGAACGACACCCCGAGTTCATCGCGCCCGCGGTCCTCGCCCCCTGGAGCGGCGCCTTCGTCCTCGCCCTTGTCGCCCAGCGCCGTTGGTCGCTCCCGGTGGCCGGCGCCGTCGGCGCGACGACCGTCCTGCGCGTCTGCCGGAAACTGGACGGCACGGAGCACCCGGTACGGCTGGCCTGCTCACTGACGGCCATGGGCGCGCTCGGCGCGCTCGCCCAGACGTCCGCGCTGCTGACCCGGCACTGGTGGCCCCTCACGGTGGCCGGCTGCACGATCTCCCACCGGGCACGCCGGGCCACCGCGCTGGCCGCGGTCGCCGACGTCGCTCTGGAATACCTGCACCAGGGCGCCGCTCTGGATCCCCTGAGGTACGGCGTCGCACGCCGCCTCGACGACCTCGCCTACGGCGCCGGTGTGTGGTGGTCCGCCATCAAGGGACGCTCCACTGCGGCTCTGCGGCCTCGGCTGCGGCAGCCGCGGTGACCGTCACCGTTCCCGCCCGGCGAAAACAGTCGTCCCGTCCATTGTGACCGACGACTGGAGTCGTTACCGTAAGCATCACGGGACTTGCAACAGTAAAAGCGTTGCACGGATGCGGGAGCGCGAAGGAGCGACATGGCGCAGACGGAGCAGACCACGAGCGATGCGGATGAGCGGGATGCGCTGATCGCACAGCGATGCCCCTACAGTGACCTGGTGATGCAGGGCGGCAGCCGCGAACCGCTCGCCGGTTACGCGGAACTGGACTCCCTGCGGGACGCCGGACCGGCACACACGCTCGGCACCGGCCAGATCATCTACACCACCTACGACCTGGTGCAGGAGGTCGCCCAGCGCGCCGACGTGTTCCACAGCAAGTTCTACGATCCGGTGACCGGCAAGGAGGCGGCATTCACCCTCGTGCCGCATCAGATCGACGGCCCGGTCCACGTGAAGTGGCGAAGGCTGCTCGCCTCGTCCTTCTCACCCGGCACCGTCGCCGGCCTGGAAGGCTCCCTCCGCGCGCGCGTCAACGAAATCATCGACGGGTTCATCGACCGCGGTCACTGCGATTTCGCCAAGGAATTCGCGCTCAGGTTCCCGACCAGCATCTTCCTTGAGCACATCATCGGCCTGCCGGTCGAAGAACTGGACAAGTTCATCGCGTGGGAGACCGACATCCTGCACCCGGAGTCGACGGATCGGGCCGAAGCGTACCGGACCTCGGTCCGGGCCCAGACCGAGGTCACCGCATACCTGTCGCAGATCCTGGAGGAGCGCAGGAAGACGCCGGCCGAGGAGCGCGGCTCCGACCTCATCTCGCGCGCCATGGACTGGCAGATCGACGGTGAGCCGATCCCGCACCAGGAGCTGCTCTCCTTCTATCTCCTGCTGTTCCAGGCCGGTCTGGACACCGTCACCGCCTCGCTCGGCTACGGCTTCCACCATCTGGCGAGCCATCCGGCCGACCGGGAGCGGATCGCGGCCGACCCGTCGGTGATTCCCAACGCGATCGAGGAGTTCCTCCGCGTCTACTCGGTCGTGAACATCGTGCGGACGGCGATGACCGACACCGAAGTGGACGGCTGCCCGGTGAAGAAGGGCCAGCGGTTCATCCTCAGCCTGCCGTCCGGGAACCGCGACGAGCAGCACTTCCCGGACGCCACGACGGTCGACTTCGACCGCACCGACATCTCGCATCTGGCGTTCGGTGCGGGGCCCCACCGGTGCCTCGGGTCTCACCTCGCGCGACAGGAGCTGGTGATCGCCTACGAGGAGTGGCACAAGCGCATTCCGGTGTACGAGATCGATCCGGACATCTCGTTCGACGAATCGCGCAGCATGCTGCTGGGGCTGAACAGCCTCCCCCTGCGGTGGGACCCTGCCGCCGTCCGCAGGTAGCGGCCGGCGAGCCGAACCGCGAGGGTCCCGGTTCCCGTCCAGGCAGGGCCCGGTTGCGTCACGAGCACACTGGGGCCCGGCGGCAGGCTCGTCGCCGCCGGGCGTCGCACCACGCTGGTGACCGCGCCCGGCGAGCGGCTCTGAACCTGCCCGGCCGACACGGCGCCCAAGGCTCCGGCCCAGCCCTTGGCGACATGCATCCCACGAGGACGCGAACGGCCTGATGCGCCTGGGAGACTGTCGGCCGAGCCCTGCGGGAACCGGCCTCGACACGGCCGAACCGGCCCGGTGTCGCAGCGATCCCCGGAAGCCGTCAGGATCCGGCTTTTTTGCGAGCAGGGGCCTTACGGGCGGTCGTCGTGCTCCGCGCGGCCGTCGATCCGCGTGACGTCCTGCGAGGCCCCTGGCTCTGCTCGCTGTGGAGTACCTCGAACCCGCACATCAGGCGCGCAACGCCGAACTCGAAGTCCTCGTCGCTCGTCCCGGAGATCGGATGGCGGTCGATCAAGCCGTCCAGGACGGGAAAGTGGAACCAGTCCGTGATGCGACGCTGGCGGGCGGGGTCGGTCATCGGCGCGTTGGCCAGCCGAAGGATGCGCTCGTGGATGATCGAACCGCGGGTGTACACACCGATGGCGTTGCACACCATCATCGCGTTGTCGGGCGTGAAACCGTCCGCGACCAGCTTCGCCACCACGGACTCGAGCAGTTCCATGATGCGGCGGGTCGCCTCACGACTGTATGTGGAGGTGCGGATCAACAGCAGATCGGAGAGGACCGCATCCTCGCGGTGGATCTCGCGCTGCACGCGGAAGTGCGAGGACAGCATGTTCTGCCAGGTGTCATCCGCCCGGACCTCCGGCATCAGCCGCAGGTACTTGTCGACGGCGATGTCCGTCATCGCATTGAGCAGCTCTTCCTTCTTCCGGAAGTACCAGTAGATGCTGGTGACGCCGACACCCAGATGCTCGGCGAGGATCGGCATGCTCAGCTGGTCGAGCGAGGTGCCCCGCGCGACCTCGAAGGCACCCCCGAGGATCTCCTCGGCGTTGATCGAGTTACGCTGACGACGCTTACGCGTCCCGGCGGAATCGGCCTTGGTCACGCTGCTTCTCCTCCTTGTCACCACCCCACCGGCCCGGCCCGAGCGTAGGCCGAGCCCGCGCTCCGAACTGACTGACACGGTACCAGCCAATGCCTCCCGGCATGGCATACGGTAAGGGATTACCGTAACGCTGCCGCGACGGCTGGTCGACCGCCCCGGACCACGTCGCCGCCTGCTGGTTCTCAGCGCGGTTCTGGTGAACCGGGTCGGAACGGGCACCTCACCCGCGATCCGTTCCGCCACGCGGCGGACGCTCGACGAGTCGTCGGCGATTCCTGTGAGCAGCCGTCACCGCACCGCCTCGGCACCGGCCTTCCGCCCGGGGAACGAACAGCATCAGCCTGACCCGCGCCCGACCGACGATCTCGAGCAGCACCACGATGGTGTCGGCCCCGCGTCACGGCCCCTCCGACAGCTGCACCGCGCCGTTGTCCCTCCGATCAGCCGGTGGTAGCTTACCGAAATCATTCCCGGAACCTTTACCGGATAGAATACCGGTAGAGCACGCGCCTGGCCGCCGCAGTCCCGCAACCGACTGTATGCCGGCGCCACACCACCGGCGGAAGACGGTCGGGCCGCCGGGCCGGACACCCTTCAGCGAAACACCCACCAAAAGGCGGTCGAGATGGATCTGCTCCGACGTCGTGAAGGCTCTGCCGAGGTCATCACACTCAACCGCCCCGACCAGCGCAACGCCCTCAGCCCCGGCCTGATCGCCGAACTCTCGCGGGCGCTGCGTGACTGCCTGGACGACGACGCGGTACGCGCGGTGGTGCTGACCGGTGCCGGCGACCGGGCGTTCTGCGCCGGCATGGACCTCAAAGCGTTCGCCTCCGGTTCCGATTCCTCCGGGCCGGAGTCCGACAACACGCATTTCACGATGTTCAGCCGAGGCGAGTACCCCAAGCCCGTCATCGGTGCCGCCAACGCCACCGCCGTCGCCGGAGGGTTCGAGCTCCTGCTCAACTGCGACATCGTCGTCGCCTCCGACAAGGCCAGGTTCGGCATCCCGGAGGTCAAGCGCGGCCTGTTCGCCGCCGGCGGCGGAACCACGCTGCCCGGCCGCATCCCCCTCGCGATCGCTCTCGAACTCGGGCTGACCGGAGATCTGATCGACGCCGAGCGCGCGTGTGCGCTGGGGCTGGTCAACTGTGTCGTTCCAGCCGGAGACGTGGTCGGCGCCGCGTTGGAGTTCGCCCGCCGTATCGGCGAGAACGGCCCGCTCGGCGTCCTCGCGACGAAGAAGCTCATGCGCGTGACGCTCACCGAAGGCGTCGCCGCGGCGCGCGCGGCGCAGGAAGCCGAAAACTCCAAGGTGTTCAAGAGCGAGGACGCGCTCGAAGGGGCTCGCGCCTTCGCGGAGAAGCGCGCACCGCAGTGGAAGGGCCGGTGAGTCACCCCCGGCGGGGGTGACCCACCGCAGGACCGGACGGGTCACGGAGGCCCAGGACCCGTTGGGTCTGCGCGGTCACACGGTGCCGAGGAATCGCCCTACCTGGTCGATGAACGCGTCGTTGTCGTCGCCGGCCACCATATGGCCGGTGCCGGCGACGTCGACCGCGCGCGAGCCGGACACGAGCGACAGGAGCTCGCGCACCCCCTCCTCACTGAGCACGTCCGACTGGGCACCGCGGACCAGGAGGGTGGGAACGCCGATGGCGCGGGCCGCCTCGCGCAGCCGCTCCGGGTCGGGCTGCCGCCTGGGCCCGTCGGCGTCCCGCCGCACCAGCGCCGGGTCCCAGTGCCAGTACCAGCGGCCGTCTTCGGCCAGGCGCACGTTCTTGCGCAACCCGTCCGGACTTCTCGGACGCCGACGCTGCGGGTTGTACTCGGACACCGCGGCGGCGACGTCCTCCAGGGTGGCGAAGCCGTCGACGTGGCGGCGCATGAACCCGGAGACCCGTTCGGCGCCGTCCCGTTCCATGCGAGGGGCGACATCGACGAGCACGAGCGCGCGAGCGTCCACCAGCCCTTCCCCGACGGCCAGCAGCGAGGTCAGGCCGCCCATCGACGCGCCGATCAGCGCGGGAGGACGCGGATCGCCCTCACCGACCCGGGCTGCCACGGCGACGAGATCGGCCACGAGGACGTCCATCGAGTAGTCCCCGTCCGGCGCCCACCCACTGTCGCCGTGACCGCGGGTGTCGAGCGAGAAGGTGCGCCAGCCGCTCCTGGCAAGCGTCAGGGCCGCGCCCTTCCACGAATGGCGGGTCTGGCCCCCGCCGTGCAGGAACAGCGCGGTGCCCTTCGGCGCGTCCACCGGATATTCCTCGGCGGCCAGTTCCACGCCGGCGGCGGGGATCCGCCTGATGAGTGGCTCGGTCCAGGTCATGCGGTTGCACCCTCCCATCTCTCGGGTCACTTCCTCCGCCCGCACGTCGCCGGTCAGCGCACGCGGCACCTCTCGGCGCAGCGTGCAGTGAGGAGTTGCGCGGTCGCGCAGCCGACAAGCCTGCTTGCACGGGGATCTTCCTGACGCCGGCACCGGTCCCGCCTCCCGCGGAGGCTCCGCCGGCACCTGCCGTACGTGTGCGACTTCAGTACGCGGCGGGAACCAGGGGCGAGACGTCCTCGCCCTGGATCATCTCCCCGGCAGACTCGTGTCCCAGTAGTCGGCCCGGCGCGCGATCCGACCGTCGCACCCCTCGCACCTATTGACCCCTGTACTATATACCTTACGGTATGGGTGATGCGGCATCCCTTCCAGACGGCCCCGGCCGCTCTGCGGGACGGACGGCATCAGCAGTGCCCAAGCAATGCCCGTCGCCGAGGAGGACGATATGAGTTTGCAGGTCGGCAACCGGCTGCGCGGACAGAACTCGACGTGCGAAGTCATCGTCGTCAAGGGTTCCGCCAGCCCCGCGGTATTGATGTGCGCCGGCGCGGAGATGCGCACGACGGCCCCCGATCCCCCCGCCCCACAGGTGAGCGACGGCCCACCGATCCAGCTCGGCAAGCGGTACACGGACGACGCCAGCGGCATCGAGGTGCTGTGCACCAAGGCCGGAATCGGCCCTTTGACCTTCGGCGACAGCCAACTCACGCAGAAGGCAGCCAAGGCGCTGCCGGCGTCCGACTGAACGGACCGCACCCGCGATGAACCTCACGATGCTCCTCGACATGGTGGTCGAGGGGATGCCCGACCGGATCCTCATCGGTGACCGCACGGACGGCCTCACCGCCCGCGAACTCGCCCGACGGGCGCGCTCGGGCGCGGATCTCGTCCGGGCCGCCGATGCCGGCACCGTCGTCTACCTCGGCGGCAACGGTCCCGCGTTTCCGGTCGCCCTGTTCGCCGCGGCCTCCGCCGGCGTGCCGTTCCTGCCGGTCAACTACCGGCTGAGCGACGAGCAGCTGGACGACGTCCTCGGCCGCCAGGCCAGGCCGCTCGTGATAACCGACTCACCCGAGCGGGTCCGGGGCATGGCGGCCGTGACGCTGGAGGAGTTCGCCGGACCGACGGCCGTTGCCGCCGATCACGAAACCGAGCCCGCCGACCCGGACCCCGACTCGATCGCCGTGCTGCTGATGACGAGCGGGACGACCGCCGCCCCGAAGAGCGCGGTACTGCGGCACCGGCACCTGACGTCCTACATCTTCGGCTCCGTCGAGTTCGCGTCGGCCGAGCAGAGCGACGCGACCATCGTCAGCGTGCCGCCCTACCACATCGCCGCCGTCGCGAACCTGCTCTCCAACCTGTACGCCGGTCGCCGGATCGTGTATCTCGACCACTTCAGCGCCGCCGACTGGCTGCATCGCGTCCGGACCCAGGCCGTCACGCACGCGATGGTGGTGCCGACGATGCTCGTGCGCATCGTCAGCGAACTCGTCCACTCCGGCGTGCGGGGCCCTTCGACGCTGCGGTCGATGTCGTACGGCGGCGCGAAGATCGCCGTACCCGTGCTCGTGGAGGCGCTGCGGCTCTTTCCCGGCACCGGTTTCGTCAACGCCTACGGCCTCACCGAGACCGCCTCCTCCATCGCGGTGCTGGGACCGGACGACCACCGTACGGCCGCCGCGAGCGACGATCCCGCCGTGCGCGCGAGACTGGGGTCGGTGGGCCGTGCGCTGCCCAGCGTGGAGATCGAGGTCCATGCCCCGGACGGGCTGCCGTGCCCTCCCGGCGTGGTGGGAGACATCGTCGTACGCGGCCCGCAGGTCGCCGGTGAATACCTGGAGGCCGGCAGCCGGCTGGACAGCGCCGGCTGGTTCCCCACCCGTGACCGCGGCCATATCGACGAGGACGGCTTCATCTTCGTCGAGGGCCGGTCCGACGACACCATCATCCGCGGCGGCGAGAACATCGCCCCATCGGAGATCGAGAGCGTGCTCACCGAGCACGAATGGGTGGCGGACGTGGCCGTGGCCGGCATCCCGGACGACGAATGGGGGCAGCGCATCGGCGCGTTCGTCGTCGTCCAGCCCGGCGTGCGGCCGGACGCCGACGTCCTGCGCGAGTTCGTCCGCGGCCGACTGCGCAGCTCGAAGACCCCCGACGACATCGTCTTCCTGCCGGAACTCCCGACCACGCCGACGGGCAAGGTACTGCGCCGCAAGCTGGTCGCGGACATCGACAAGGACACCGGGGCCTCCGAGTCCACCAGGACACCCGTGCTCTAGCAGCACCCGAAGACAAGGAGTGCGCGTGGAGTTCAAGACACTCGCGATAGTCGGCCTCGGCACCATGGGGGCCGGTATCGCGCAGACGGCCGTTTCCCTCGGCTTCGACGTGGTCGGCGTCGAGCGGGACGAGCAGGCCGTAGTGGCAGGTCGGGCACGGGTCGCCGCCGGGCTGGCGAAGTTCGTCGAGAAGGGGAAGTTCACCGGGGAACAGGCAGCCCAGGCACTGGCCCGCCTGCGCACCTCCACGGACCGGGCGGACATCGCCGGAGCCGACATCGTGATCGACGCGGCGTTCGAGGACGTCGACCTCAAGCGTGAGCTCTTCCGCGACTTCGAGCGCCACGCCTCTGCCACCGCGGTCCTCGCCTCGAACACCTCGACGATCCCGCTCGTGATCATGGCGGCCGAGACGTCCGCCCCCGAGCGGGTCGTCGGCCTGCACTTCTTCAACCCGGTCCCCCTCATGGACCTGGTGGAGGTCATCCGCACCCCGGCGACGAGCGAGGAGACCGTCCGGGCCGCCGTCGATCTGTCGAAGGCCCTCGGAAAGTCCCCGGTCATCATCAAGGACGTGCCCGGCTTCATCGGCAACCTGCTCGTCGTGCCGTTCCTCCTGGACGCCATCCGCGCCTTCGAGCGCGGCGTGGCCTCGATGGAGGACATCGACTCGGTCCTCAGGCTCGGCTTCAACCACCCGATGGGACCCTTCAGGCTCAGCGACCTGATCGGCCTGGACATCGTCCAGGACATGGCCGAGCGCATGTACGAGGAGTACCGCGATCCCAAATACTGGCCCCCGCCGCTGCTCAAGCAGTACGTACGGATGGGTTGGCTGGGCCGGAAGACCAAGCGCGGTTTCTACACGTACGACTGACGGCTGACGAGGGCCGTCCGGCCGGTCTTCCCCGGCCCGCGGGGTGGCTCGGTGAGCACGGGTTCCTGCCCGGCCGGCCTGGTCAGGCACGGATCGGTGCCGGCAGCACGGGCGGCCCACTCGACGAGCGCGGACGGTGGGGTCTCGTCACGCACGAGGTAGTCGGTGAGAGGGCCTGTGCCCAAGCCGGTGCGTTCGGCCCCGTTGAGCAGCCCGGCAAGGTGGAAGGCCGTCCCCTCCGCCGACGTCACCCCGTGGCGGTGCACCAGGTGCAGCGCGGCCTGCGCCTACAGGCGCCCCATGAAGACCCTGGGTCTTCCGCGAACCATCGCCCGCAGCAGTCCGGCGGGAGCCGCCGCGCAGCCGGGCGGCAACGTGTTCTGCTCGCGGACGGCCGGCTGAACGAATTCTGGCTGTTCGTGCGAAGCACGCCCGCACCGGTGAACCGGGAACCGCGCGCGGAGTTCGTTCTGCGCTGGGGCCGCGAGCTCTACCACGCCGACTTCAGACCCAGCGTCGCTTGGGAGCTGAACTACACAAGTGCCGACTGGGGCCGGATTCTCGGCAAACGGCAACGGCTCCTCTATGCGGCCGTCCGGCATGCCGTCGACCATCCCGACCTCGATGTCGAAGACCGCCCGCGCCTGCTGCGCCTGCTGCGGCGGTGTGCGGGATTCGACGAGTACACCATCGCCCGACACGCCCGTGTTCGACTCAACGTGACGGCTGCGGACCGTCCGTGACCCGTTCCCATGTTCGGGGGCGTGGTGGGTGTCGCGGCGTTGGCGAAGGCGGCCGGGCTGACGCATGTGAACCTCGACGGAACTGTCATCCGCACCGACCACGCCGCCGCTCCGGGCCCCAACGGCGCAGACCTCTGGGGGTCCGGAAAACGCAGCACCATGGTGGAAACGCACAGGTCATCTCCACCCTGGACGGCCGGCCGAGCTGGACATGCCGACCCTGGTCGACCTCGGCTACGAAAACACCGGCGGCAGTTTCCCTCACCCCGTCAAGAAACCCGCCAGAGCGCGCTGACCGCAGAGCAACAGGCGTACAACACGGTCATCTGCGGCATCCACGGCGTCTGTGAGCGTGCCAACTCCCTGCTCAAGACGACCTTCAAGGCCCTGCGCATGGTCAGCCTCGACCCCAGCCGCATCACACAGATCGCCGCCGCAGCTCTCGTCCTGCTCCAACTCGAGCACAACCTCACCACCTGATCGCACAACGTCATGATCTGTTACTGGGAAAGGCTCAATGAGGTCTTCTCGGCAACGTGACGGTTGCGGTGTGTGACGGGGTGCGGGTGTCCGCTCGCGGCCTAGTTCTGCGGTGCCAGGGTGCGTACGACGTCGAACTAGTTGCCCTCGGGATCGGCCATGACCACCCAGTTTCGGTCTGACCCCTGGCCCACATCCGTCTTGGTGGCGCCGAGGCCGAGCAATCTGGTCACCTCATCCTCGGTGCTGCCGTCGATCGGGCTGACGTCGAGGTGAAGCCGGTTCTTCACGGTCTTGCCCTCAGGTACCTGGATGAACAGCAGGGTGGGCGGCATCTGGCGGGCCCGAACATCCTCGATGGTCGGCATCCAGGAGCCGATCTCGACCTTGCCCTCGCTCCGGTCGATCACCTTGAAGTCCAGGACCTCGCACCAGAAGGCCGCGAGCCTCTCCGGATCGTGGCAGTCAACGGCCAACTCGGTGAACCTACTTGTCATGACTCTCCCCAGGTAGTGCGGATGGGGCTCAGAGTATTGGCCACGCCGCCCGTCCGACAGATCCGCGATCTTCCTGGCTGACCAGGGCCATCAGACGGGCCTGACCCGGCATCAGATACGCGAGAAGCCCCTGGTAGGAACAGGTCTGCGAAGATCACGTTCCGGAACCCAGAGGCTTCACGCGTTGACCAGTATCACCTACACCGCAACACTCGACGTCGGCAGGGAGACCGCCGAGACTCTCGCCCAGCTCTTGCGCAAGCACCGGGAACGGCTCGGCACCCGCAGGGGGACCCGCGCTCTGGGCGTCTAGCAGGGTATCCTGGTGCTGCGGTGGTTCGTCGACGGGACCCGGCTGGCCCAACTCGCCCGGGA
It encodes:
- the mftE gene encoding mycofactocin biosynthesis peptidyl-dipeptidase MftE — translated: MTTARHDRLAHRAWPTVSAKSLVLVPIGSTEQHGPHLPLNTDSVIAESVAGRAAEELSARLTPPPLVAPTLAYGASGEHAGFPGTVSLGHEALHAVIVETVRSLSLWAGRVVFVNGHGGNTATLDAALGALRAEGHAVAWAGCGITGGDAHAGRTETSLMLYLAPEEVRILEAVAGDTRPLDVLMPLLTAHGVKAVSPSGVLGNPAGASAEEGRRHVRTMVSRLVGQITAAPTDERGRLLDPAARDRPGTKAAGR
- the mftF gene encoding mycofactocin biosynthesis glycosyltransferase MftF (Members of this protein family, MftF, are glycosyltransferases, members of PF00535 (glycosyl transferase family 2). The encoding gene is found as part of the mycofactocin cassette, in Mycobacterium tuberculosis, many other Actinobacteria, and occasional members of other lineages. Mycofactocin itself, a putative redox carrier, is a heavily modified derivative of the C-terminal Val-Tyr dipeptide of the mycofactocin precursor MftA (TIGR03969).) codes for the protein MTLPLGFVVALDRDTRVLDGGRTLLGGSPLRLLRLTRRARPLLTGRMVHVRDRAGALLADRLLEAGLAHPVVRALPLPDDPRYTVVVPVRDRPRELDRLLASIGPDTPVIVVDDASTHRAPVEAAAARHGARFVPLRVNVGPAGARNAGLRLVGTPYVVFVDSDVVLPKDTVPTLLRHFCDPRVALAVPRVTALETPGSETWIGRYERTRSSLDLGSRPALVRPGTPVSWASTACAVARVDALGEGFDERLRIGEDVDIGWRAIKSGWRVRYEPSVYAAHEHRGRLGDWFRRKAAYGTGAHPLAERHPEFIAPAVLAPWSGAFVLALVAQRRWSLPVAGAVGATTVLRVCRKLDGTEHPVRLACSLTAMGALGALAQTSALLTRHWWPLTVAGCTISHRARRATALAAVADVALEYLHQGAALDPLRYGVARRLDDLAYGAGVWWSAIKGRSTAALRPRLRQPR
- a CDS encoding cytochrome P450, with the translated sequence MAQTEQTTSDADERDALIAQRCPYSDLVMQGGSREPLAGYAELDSLRDAGPAHTLGTGQIIYTTYDLVQEVAQRADVFHSKFYDPVTGKEAAFTLVPHQIDGPVHVKWRRLLASSFSPGTVAGLEGSLRARVNEIIDGFIDRGHCDFAKEFALRFPTSIFLEHIIGLPVEELDKFIAWETDILHPESTDRAEAYRTSVRAQTEVTAYLSQILEERRKTPAEERGSDLISRAMDWQIDGEPIPHQELLSFYLLLFQAGLDTVTASLGYGFHHLASHPADRERIAADPSVIPNAIEEFLRVYSVVNIVRTAMTDTEVDGCPVKKGQRFILSLPSGNRDEQHFPDATTVDFDRTDISHLAFGAGPHRCLGSHLARQELVIAYEEWHKRIPVYEIDPDISFDESRSMLLGLNSLPLRWDPAAVRR
- a CDS encoding TetR/AcrR family transcriptional regulator, which produces MAERIAGEVPVPTRFTRTALRTSRRRRGPGRSTSRRGSVTVIPYRMPCREALAGTVSVSSERGLGLRSGRAGGVVTRRRSSVTKADSAGTRKRRQRNSINAEEILGGAFEVARGTSLDQLSMPILAEHLGVGVTSIYWYFRKKEELLNAMTDIAVDKYLRLMPEVRADDTWQNMLSSHFRVQREIHREDAVLSDLLLIRTSTYSREATRRIMELLESVVAKLVADGFTPDNAMMVCNAIGVYTRGSIIHERILRLANAPMTDPARQRRITDWFHFPVLDGLIDRHPISGTSDEDFEFGVARLMCGFEVLHSEQSQGPRRTSRGSTAARSTTTARKAPARKKAGS
- a CDS encoding enoyl-CoA hydratase-related protein is translated as MDLLRRREGSAEVITLNRPDQRNALSPGLIAELSRALRDCLDDDAVRAVVLTGAGDRAFCAGMDLKAFASGSDSSGPESDNTHFTMFSRGEYPKPVIGAANATAVAGGFELLLNCDIVVASDKARFGIPEVKRGLFAAGGGTTLPGRIPLAIALELGLTGDLIDAERACALGLVNCVVPAGDVVGAALEFARRIGENGPLGVLATKKLMRVTLTEGVAAARAAQEAENSKVFKSEDALEGARAFAEKRAPQWKGR
- a CDS encoding alpha/beta fold hydrolase, whose translation is MTWTEPLIRRIPAAGVELAAEEYPVDAPKGTALFLHGGGQTRHSWKGAALTLARSGWRTFSLDTRGHGDSGWAPDGDYSMDVLVADLVAVAARVGEGDPRPPALIGASMGGLTSLLAVGEGLVDARALVLVDVAPRMERDGAERVSGFMRRHVDGFATLEDVAAAVSEYNPQRRRPRSPDGLRKNVRLAEDGRWYWHWDPALVRRDADGPRRQPDPERLREAARAIGVPTLLVRGAQSDVLSEEGVRELLSLVSGSRAVDVAGTGHMVAGDDNDAFIDQVGRFLGTV
- a CDS encoding class I adenylate-forming enzyme family protein translates to MNLTMLLDMVVEGMPDRILIGDRTDGLTARELARRARSGADLVRAADAGTVVYLGGNGPAFPVALFAAASAGVPFLPVNYRLSDEQLDDVLGRQARPLVITDSPERVRGMAAVTLEEFAGPTAVAADHETEPADPDPDSIAVLLMTSGTTAAPKSAVLRHRHLTSYIFGSVEFASAEQSDATIVSVPPYHIAAVANLLSNLYAGRRIVYLDHFSAADWLHRVRTQAVTHAMVVPTMLVRIVSELVHSGVRGPSTLRSMSYGGAKIAVPVLVEALRLFPGTGFVNAYGLTETASSIAVLGPDDHRTAAASDDPAVRARLGSVGRALPSVEIEVHAPDGLPCPPGVVGDIVVRGPQVAGEYLEAGSRLDSAGWFPTRDRGHIDEDGFIFVEGRSDDTIIRGGENIAPSEIESVLTEHEWVADVAVAGIPDDEWGQRIGAFVVVQPGVRPDADVLREFVRGRLRSSKTPDDIVFLPELPTTPTGKVLRRKLVADIDKDTGASESTRTPVL